The proteins below are encoded in one region of Desulfatiglans anilini DSM 4660:
- a CDS encoding cache domain-containing protein, translating into MSLIRVIAILGILFLSPSALRADETATKEECVVKCYEAAATVTSQGQDEAVRLLNDPNGPFVWKDSYVFLMDINGKMLAHPMQPELTKYDHVLLLTDPTGKALFVHFVNIARTSGSGWVDYMWPKPGKTTPTKKTTFIYRVPDTNLFVGAGVYVAGMIY; encoded by the coding sequence ATGTCATTGATTCGTGTCATCGCAATCCTCGGGATCCTGTTTCTGTCACCCTCGGCCCTCCGCGCCGACGAAACGGCAACCAAGGAAGAGTGCGTCGTCAAGTGCTACGAAGCTGCGGCCACCGTCACATCACAGGGGCAGGATGAGGCCGTCAGACTCCTCAACGACCCGAATGGGCCTTTCGTCTGGAAGGACTCCTACGTCTTCCTGATGGACATCAACGGGAAGATGCTCGCCCATCCGATGCAGCCCGAACTGACCAAATACGATCATGTTCTGCTGCTGACCGACCCCACCGGCAAGGCTCTTTTTGTTCATTTCGTGAACATCGCCAGAACCAGCGGCAGCGGCTGGGTCGATTACATGTGGCCCAAACCCGGCAAGACCACGCCGACAAAAAAGACGACCTTCATTTACAGGGTCCCCGACACCAATCTCTTCGTAGGCGCGGGTGTCTATGTCGCCGGAATGATTTATTGA
- the lysS gene encoding lysine--tRNA ligase: protein MAKAVAKSGTVFEERLEKAEKLKAMGVELYPAGFRPSMRIVEAAERFGPMDADALEASEEAHSLAGRIVAWRDFGKAAFIHIKDGTGRIQAYVKKDQVSERDFEIFRLMDIGDYLGLWGRFFRTRTGELTLLADGLKLLSKSLRPLPEKWHGLTDVETRYRQRYLDLIVNDPVREVFYLRSRIIQSIRAYFLARDFLEVETPMMQPIPGGATARPFKTYHNALGMHFYLRVAPELYLKRLIVGGMDRVFEINRNFRNEGISVKHNPEFTMLEFYMAHATFEDLMAFTEGLFTHVLQQIFGRLVIDYQGGQIDFTPPWKRVSLFDALKDLGEVSETVLHDAAEAVRFAEHRGIAVQEKEGHAKLLTKLFDVLVEPKLIQPTFVSGYPTGVSPLSRRNDEDPGLTDRFELFIGGKEIANAFTELNDPVDQRGRFEEQVAMREAGDEEAQFMDEDYVTALEYGMPPTGGEGIGIDRVVMLLTDSPSIRDVILFPHMRNR from the coding sequence GTGGCAAAAGCGGTTGCGAAGAGTGGAACGGTGTTCGAGGAGAGGCTCGAGAAGGCCGAGAAGTTGAAGGCCATGGGCGTGGAGCTTTACCCGGCCGGTTTCCGGCCCTCCATGCGTATCGTGGAGGCTGCGGAGCGGTTCGGACCCATGGACGCGGATGCCCTGGAGGCCTCGGAAGAGGCGCACAGCCTTGCAGGACGCATCGTAGCCTGGCGGGATTTCGGAAAGGCTGCGTTTATCCACATCAAGGACGGCACGGGCCGCATCCAGGCTTATGTCAAGAAAGACCAGGTCAGTGAGCGGGATTTCGAGATCTTCCGTTTGATGGATATCGGGGACTACCTCGGTTTGTGGGGGCGGTTCTTCCGCACGCGGACCGGCGAGCTGACGCTCCTTGCCGACGGCTTGAAGCTCCTGAGCAAATCCCTTCGCCCCCTGCCGGAAAAGTGGCATGGCCTGACGGATGTGGAGACCCGCTACCGCCAACGCTATCTGGACCTGATTGTCAACGACCCGGTTCGGGAGGTCTTCTACCTCCGCAGCCGGATCATCCAATCGATTCGCGCCTATTTTCTGGCCCGTGACTTCCTGGAGGTCGAGACGCCGATGATGCAGCCGATCCCCGGCGGGGCGACGGCGCGGCCGTTCAAGACCTACCACAACGCCCTCGGGATGCACTTTTATCTGCGCGTGGCTCCGGAGTTGTACCTGAAGCGGCTGATCGTCGGCGGCATGGACCGGGTCTTCGAGATCAACCGCAACTTCCGGAACGAGGGGATATCGGTTAAGCACAATCCCGAATTCACCATGCTCGAATTCTACATGGCCCATGCGACGTTCGAGGACCTGATGGCGTTTACGGAAGGGCTGTTCACCCATGTGCTGCAGCAGATCTTCGGGCGGCTCGTCATCGATTACCAGGGCGGACAGATCGATTTCACCCCGCCCTGGAAGAGGGTTTCGCTTTTCGATGCCTTGAAAGACCTCGGCGAGGTTTCCGAGACGGTTCTGCACGATGCGGCGGAGGCCGTCCGCTTTGCCGAGCATCGGGGTATCGCGGTTCAGGAAAAGGAGGGGCACGCCAAGCTGCTGACCAAGCTGTTCGACGTCCTGGTGGAGCCGAAGCTGATCCAGCCGACATTCGTTTCCGGCTATCCAACGGGGGTTTCTCCTCTGTCGCGCCGCAACGACGAGGACCCGGGTTTGACCGACCGCTTCGAGTTGTTCATCGGCGGCAAGGAGATCGCCAATGCCTTCACGGAATTGAACGACCCGGTGGATCAGCGGGGGCGTTTCGAGGAGCAGGTGGCCATGCGGGAGGCCGGTGATGAAGAGGCGCAGTTCATGGATGAGGACTACGTGACCGCTCTTGAATACGGCATGCCGCCTACGGGCGGGGAGGGCATTGGCATCGACCGTGTCGTCATGCTTCTGACCGACTCGCCTTCCATCCGGGACGTGATCCTCTTCCCCCACATGAGAAACCGGTAG
- a CDS encoding amidohydrolase family protein, with translation MQHPATTLDHPRRFIAGWFIDGSGAPARRQVLVSIDENGLIRRIEAGAPDSSKAAGTTADLRSCSILPPLIDSHVHLALSSTTDEDARHRQLTASYTETKPVVDAHILAHLSRGILGLRDGGDYGAYALRYKKSKSTDPSFPLYLRAAGRAWHAPGRYGKLIGRSPAPRQTLAQAITIDQDPSDHVKIVQSGLNSLKEFGRQTPPQFNRAELEEAFRAARSRGLRIMVHANGVLPVKEAIAAGCDSIEHGFFMGEANLCALAEKRITWVPTAVTMQAYDRSLPPQSPERSVCRRNLEAQSLQIERAYALGVPIAAGSDAGSLGVHHGRGLIEELALLMEAGLPVEAAVACGTSQAAALLGLQNDLGTLAPGRPATFLAAAGSPDALPFSLNGPLEIYIRGKRLKHV, from the coding sequence ATGCAACATCCTGCCACCACTCTCGACCATCCAAGACGTTTTATCGCGGGCTGGTTCATCGACGGAAGCGGCGCCCCGGCGCGCAGACAGGTCCTCGTGAGCATCGACGAAAACGGTTTGATCCGAAGGATCGAAGCGGGCGCCCCGGATTCCAGCAAGGCCGCCGGGACCACCGCGGATCTGCGCAGCTGTAGCATCCTGCCGCCTCTGATAGACAGCCATGTTCATCTCGCGCTCTCCAGCACGACGGATGAAGATGCGAGGCATCGGCAGCTCACAGCATCTTATACAGAGACCAAGCCCGTAGTCGACGCCCATATCCTCGCACACCTGAGCCGCGGGATCTTGGGCCTCCGGGATGGGGGTGACTACGGGGCCTATGCCTTGAGGTACAAAAAGTCCAAGTCGACCGACCCCTCTTTTCCGCTATACCTCCGCGCCGCGGGCCGCGCCTGGCACGCTCCGGGGCGCTACGGGAAACTCATCGGCCGAAGCCCCGCACCGCGGCAAACCCTGGCGCAAGCCATCACCATCGATCAGGATCCATCGGACCACGTCAAAATCGTTCAGTCGGGCCTGAACAGCCTCAAGGAATTCGGCCGTCAAACGCCGCCCCAGTTCAACCGGGCGGAGCTCGAGGAGGCCTTCCGCGCCGCCCGATCCCGGGGGCTGCGGATCATGGTGCATGCCAACGGAGTCCTCCCCGTGAAGGAGGCGATCGCCGCCGGCTGCGATTCCATCGAGCACGGCTTCTTCATGGGAGAGGCCAACCTCTGCGCCCTGGCGGAAAAAAGGATCACCTGGGTTCCAACCGCCGTCACCATGCAGGCCTACGATCGAAGCCTCCCTCCGCAAAGCCCTGAGCGGTCCGTCTGCCGCAGGAATCTCGAAGCCCAGAGCCTGCAGATCGAACGCGCTTACGCCCTGGGGGTCCCGATCGCAGCCGGCAGCGATGCCGGCAGCCTCGGCGTCCATCACGGCCGCGGGCTGATCGAAGAGCTGGCACTGCTCATGGAGGCCGGTCTGCCGGTCGAGGCGGCCGTCGCATGCGGCACATCACAGGCGGCCGCTCTTCTGGGTCTGCAAAACGATCTAGGGACCCTTGCCCCAGGCAGGCCGGCCACTTTTCTCGCGGCGGCCGGAAGCCCCGATGCGCTGCCCTTTTCGCTCAACGGACCCCTGGAGATCTACATCCGGGGCAAACGGCTGAAACATGTTTGA
- a CDS encoding MBL fold metallo-hydrolase — protein sequence MTEPVSFDLIHIEQDLPGFAPFFGAWLCEGPLNLVIDVGPARTAGRLIASLRSRGLARIDYVLLTHVHIDHCGALAALLEAYPSAKVICHAAGLPFLVNPEKLWKGSLAVLGELAEAYGAPGPIRPEKLIAHPEAAIEGLTIAETPGHALHHLSFLYGGRLFAGEAAGNYFRVSGRDYLRPATPPRFFLDVCLRSVDTLLAFEDQPICYAHCGWNEHSRPWLTAFREQLLLWADIIQAELRHGDRDVLDRCVRALLANDSNLDAFEGMDPPTQARERTFIANAVKGFLGYFSAGIQV from the coding sequence ATGACCGAACCCGTCTCCTTCGACCTCATCCACATCGAGCAGGACCTTCCCGGTTTTGCACCCTTTTTCGGCGCCTGGCTCTGCGAAGGGCCTTTGAACCTGGTTATCGATGTCGGCCCTGCGCGAACGGCAGGCCGGCTGATCGCTTCCCTGCGGTCACGTGGTTTGGCCCGGATCGATTACGTGCTGCTGACTCACGTCCATATCGATCACTGCGGCGCACTCGCCGCCCTTCTCGAGGCTTATCCCTCTGCGAAGGTCATCTGCCACGCCGCAGGTCTTCCCTTCCTCGTCAATCCAGAGAAATTATGGAAGGGGAGCCTGGCTGTCCTCGGCGAACTGGCCGAAGCTTACGGTGCGCCCGGCCCGATCCGGCCGGAAAAACTGATCGCCCATCCGGAGGCCGCCATCGAGGGCCTGACGATCGCCGAAACCCCCGGGCACGCCCTGCATCACCTCAGTTTCCTTTATGGCGGCCGCTTGTTCGCGGGGGAAGCCGCCGGCAACTACTTCAGGGTCTCCGGACGGGATTACCTCAGACCGGCAACCCCGCCGCGTTTCTTCCTCGACGTTTGCCTTCGAAGCGTGGACACGCTCCTCGCTTTCGAGGACCAGCCCATCTGTTATGCCCATTGCGGCTGGAACGAGCATTCGCGGCCCTGGCTGACCGCTTTTCGCGAACAGCTTCTGCTGTGGGCGGACATCATCCAAGCCGAACTGCGGCACGGTGATCGAGATGTCCTGGACAGGTGCGTCCGTGCGCTGCTCGCAAACGACTCGAATCTCGACGCCTTCGAGGGCATGGACCCGCCCACCCAGGCCCGGGAAAGGACCTTCATAGCCAACGCCGTCAAAGGCTTCCTCGGCTATTTCTCGGCCGGCATCCAGGTATGA
- a CDS encoding lipoprotein-releasing ABC transporter permease subunit translates to MFFELFLGLRYLRTKRKERFISVISVISMVGVMVGVMALIVVLSVMNGFREDLLGKILGVNSHVLLFSYDGPFDGHEAVQKGVEEVPGVMAATPFIYSQVMVNHRGNASGAILRGIDTATAGRVVAIPDMIRGGSVDQLDPAPGEPPGIVIGKELARQLGALTGDVVSVLSPEGKLTPLGRAPNTREYRLVGIFDSGMYEYDASMVYVSLSEAQDLLGIGAKVTGLELKVEDPDQSDRLAREVQSAVGPPYWTKDWKQMNRSLFAALKLEKLTMFIILTMIVLVGALNIISTLVMVVMEKTKDVAILRAMGASARSIMAIFMLQGLLVGLVGTVVGLAAGLGLCELLGRYQFIDLPADVYYISKLPVLVQPGDVLFVAGAAVMISFLATVYPSWHASRLNPIHAIRYE, encoded by the coding sequence ATGTTTTTCGAGCTTTTCCTCGGGCTCCGCTATCTGCGGACGAAGCGCAAGGAGCGATTCATCTCCGTCATCTCGGTCATTTCCATGGTGGGCGTAATGGTGGGCGTCATGGCGCTCATCGTGGTCCTGTCGGTGATGAACGGTTTCCGCGAGGACCTGCTCGGGAAGATACTCGGGGTCAACTCCCATGTCCTGCTCTTCAGCTACGACGGCCCCTTCGACGGACACGAGGCTGTTCAGAAAGGGGTGGAGGAGGTGCCCGGCGTCATGGCGGCGACGCCGTTCATCTACAGCCAGGTGATGGTGAACCATCGCGGCAACGCCTCGGGCGCCATCCTGCGGGGAATCGACACGGCCACCGCCGGAAGGGTGGTCGCGATCCCCGACATGATCCGCGGAGGATCCGTGGATCAGCTCGATCCCGCGCCCGGCGAACCGCCGGGGATCGTAATCGGGAAGGAACTTGCACGCCAGCTGGGCGCCCTGACTGGCGACGTGGTCTCGGTTCTTTCGCCGGAGGGCAAGCTCACCCCGCTCGGGCGCGCGCCCAACACCCGGGAATACCGTCTGGTCGGCATCTTCGATTCGGGCATGTATGAATACGATGCTTCCATGGTGTATGTGTCTCTTTCCGAGGCGCAGGATCTGCTCGGAATCGGTGCCAAGGTGACGGGCCTGGAATTGAAGGTCGAGGACCCCGATCAATCCGACCGGCTGGCCCGGGAGGTGCAGTCCGCCGTGGGCCCTCCCTATTGGACGAAAGACTGGAAGCAGATGAACAGGAGCCTCTTTGCGGCATTGAAACTCGAAAAACTGACCATGTTCATCATCCTGACCATGATTGTCCTGGTGGGGGCCCTCAATATCATCAGCACCCTCGTAATGGTGGTGATGGAGAAGACCAAGGATGTGGCGATCCTGAGGGCGATGGGCGCCTCGGCACGCAGCATCATGGCGATCTTCATGCTGCAGGGATTGCTTGTCGGTCTGGTAGGAACGGTCGTGGGCCTGGCTGCCGGACTCGGGTTGTGCGAACTCCTCGGGCGATACCAATTCATCGACCTGCCCGCGGATGTCTACTACATATCCAAGCTTCCGGTTCTGGTCCAGCCGGGAGACGTCCTGTTCGTAGCCGGCGCGGCGGTGATGATCTCTTTCCTCGCGACGGTCTACCCATCCTGGCACGCATCACGCCTGAACCCCATCCATGCCATTCGCTATGAATAG
- a CDS encoding transcriptional repressor, giving the protein MKNNDFLEKENFRRLIEADGSDRIEDRLKVVDAFLSSEEHMTLEEIYRLLESRGEDIEPEFVRQCLHRMVDLGFAQRKEFADQPIRYEHRHLGIHHDHLICTKCGKIVEFANDDLEKLQIAIAAQHGFHILQHRLEIYGLCDACMAQRKPLMPLSMAKPGEIVAIRDILSGAFSRARLAALGLRLGDTIEIISNAGQGNLIFAHNCSRMALGRGIAQKLLVSPVTPETTPVCTQPLD; this is encoded by the coding sequence ATGAAAAACAATGATTTTTTGGAGAAGGAAAATTTTCGAAGACTCATCGAAGCCGACGGCTCCGACCGGATCGAAGACCGGCTGAAGGTGGTCGACGCCTTTCTCAGTTCCGAAGAGCATATGACGCTCGAAGAGATCTACCGTCTCCTGGAAAGCAGGGGCGAAGATATCGAGCCCGAATTCGTGCGCCAATGCCTCCACCGTATGGTGGACCTCGGCTTTGCGCAGCGGAAGGAGTTCGCGGATCAGCCCATCCGCTACGAACATCGGCACCTGGGCATCCACCACGACCACCTGATCTGCACCAAATGCGGAAAGATCGTCGAATTCGCGAACGACGATCTCGAGAAGCTGCAGATAGCGATAGCCGCCCAGCACGGCTTTCACATCCTGCAGCACCGCCTGGAGATCTACGGCCTCTGCGATGCCTGTATGGCCCAGAGAAAACCGCTTATGCCCCTCTCGATGGCCAAACCGGGAGAAATCGTCGCCATCCGCGACATCCTGAGCGGCGCATTCTCGCGCGCCAGGCTGGCGGCCCTCGGGCTCCGCCTGGGAGACACCATCGAAATCATCAGCAATGCCGGGCAGGGGAATCTCATCTTCGCCCACAATTGCAGCCGGATGGCCCTCGGGCGGGGCATCGCCCAAAAACTTCTCGTCTCCCCGGTCACGCCCGAGACGACGCCGGTCTGCACCCAGCCCCTCGACTGA
- a CDS encoding ABC transporter ATP-binding protein, translating to MLVLRDIYKSFEHHGKRIAILNGVDLRLEAGESLAVMGASGVGKSTLLHMMGSLDPPTRGEVRFNGVDVYGMDEASLCRFRNREIGFVFQFHHLLPELNALENVMMPALIARVPRSRSVGLGIEALGKVGLTERLDHRAGELSGGEQQRVAIARALLMEPKLILADEPTGNLDVQTGEDVSELLVRLNREEGMAMVIVTHNRRLADKMSRRMEIVNGKIC from the coding sequence TTGCTTGTTCTAAGAGATATCTACAAATCGTTCGAGCATCACGGTAAACGCATCGCCATTTTGAATGGAGTGGATCTCAGGCTCGAAGCAGGCGAGTCTCTGGCGGTCATGGGGGCATCGGGCGTCGGGAAATCCACTCTGCTCCACATGATGGGAAGCCTCGATCCGCCCACCCGCGGAGAGGTCAGGTTCAATGGGGTGGACGTCTACGGGATGGATGAAGCGTCCCTCTGCAGATTCCGGAACAGGGAAATCGGATTCGTTTTTCAGTTTCACCATCTTTTGCCCGAACTGAACGCACTCGAGAACGTCATGATGCCCGCTCTCATCGCGAGGGTGCCGAGGTCGCGCTCTGTTGGACTGGGCATTGAAGCGCTCGGGAAGGTCGGCTTGACCGAGCGGCTGGACCACCGCGCGGGGGAGCTTTCCGGCGGTGAGCAGCAGCGGGTCGCCATTGCAAGGGCGCTCCTGATGGAGCCCAAGTTGATCCTGGCCGACGAGCCGACCGGGAATTTGGATGTCCAGACCGGCGAGGATGTGTCCGAGCTTTTGGTCCGTTTGAATCGGGAAGAAGGCATGGCCATGGTCATTGTGACCCATAACCGGAGGTTGGCGGATAAGATGTCGAGGCGGATGGAGATCGTCAATGGGAAGATTTGCTGA
- a CDS encoding acetate uptake transporter, producing MSNGESPKGNPGVVGLAGFGMTTMILQFHNVGWCGVGPIVALAFIFGGLAQMIAGFQEYQSGNNFGYSAFVAYGSFWIALGIIFLLNHFNIYHSSTTDTGWFLIGWTLYTFIMWIPAMKIHSAMAITFTLLLIGFILLDLAHFGYPGMVKIAGYELMLCALSAWYMMAHVIFAQVFGRDVLPVGKPWIR from the coding sequence ATGTCCAATGGAGAAAGCCCCAAAGGAAACCCCGGGGTCGTGGGCCTGGCAGGTTTCGGGATGACAACGATGATCCTCCAGTTCCACAACGTAGGATGGTGCGGAGTGGGTCCGATCGTCGCCCTCGCTTTCATCTTCGGGGGCCTGGCGCAGATGATCGCCGGATTTCAGGAATACCAGTCCGGCAACAACTTCGGATACAGCGCATTCGTCGCCTACGGATCCTTCTGGATCGCCCTCGGGATCATCTTTCTGCTCAACCACTTCAACATCTATCATTCCAGCACCACGGACACTGGATGGTTCCTGATCGGCTGGACGCTTTATACCTTCATCATGTGGATACCAGCCATGAAAATCCACAGCGCCATGGCCATCACATTCACTCTGCTCCTGATCGGTTTCATCCTGCTGGACCTCGCCCATTTCGGTTACCCCGGGATGGTCAAGATCGCCGGCTACGAACTCATGTTATGCGCCCTGTCGGCTTGGTACATGATGGCCCATGTGATCTTCGCCCAGGTCTTCGGAAGGGATGTCCTGCCGGTCGGAAAACCCTGGATCCGATAG
- a CDS encoding diguanylate cyclase — protein MPDKAWEGDSSNHPFAVLVAEDETVSRRLLERMLQTAGYDVTVARNGHEALALFEERFHPIVLTDWVMPEMDGLELCRAVRARLNEEGYVYLVLLTAKDGKEDIIRGLEAGADDYLTKPFHRAELIARLKTGERILRLERSLKAANERIRLLTITDALTGCYNRKYLDEMLPGEIERAYRYRRPISIILCDLDHFKDLNDGYGHQAGDSVLRQFVGRAKAGLRSRIDWVARYGGEEFLIVLPETPLDAGLAVGERLCGQVAETPMELHGGQGVNVTASFGVTACEPGAGEATPSYEAVLRCADEQLYAAKRAGRARVAGARFEAGR, from the coding sequence ATGCCTGATAAAGCCTGGGAAGGAGATTCCTCGAACCACCCTTTTGCCGTTCTTGTGGCAGAGGACGAGACCGTGTCACGGCGTCTGCTCGAGCGGATGCTGCAGACGGCGGGCTATGACGTCACGGTGGCGCGCAACGGGCATGAAGCCCTCGCCTTGTTTGAAGAACGTTTCCATCCGATCGTGCTGACCGACTGGGTCATGCCCGAGATGGACGGTCTCGAACTTTGCCGGGCCGTCCGGGCCCGGCTGAATGAAGAAGGCTATGTCTACCTGGTCCTTCTGACGGCGAAGGACGGCAAAGAGGATATCATCCGGGGCCTGGAGGCCGGAGCCGACGATTACTTGACCAAGCCGTTCCATCGGGCGGAGCTGATCGCGCGCCTCAAGACCGGTGAGAGGATTCTGCGGCTCGAAAGGTCGCTCAAGGCGGCCAACGAGCGGATCAGGCTGCTTACCATTACGGATGCATTGACGGGCTGCTACAATCGTAAATACCTCGATGAAATGCTCCCGGGGGAAATCGAGCGGGCTTACCGCTACCGGCGGCCGATATCGATCATCCTCTGCGATCTGGATCATTTCAAAGATCTGAACGACGGCTACGGTCACCAGGCGGGCGACAGTGTGCTCAGGCAGTTTGTCGGTCGGGCGAAGGCGGGGCTCAGAAGCCGGATCGACTGGGTTGCCCGCTACGGGGGCGAAGAATTCCTGATCGTATTGCCCGAAACGCCGCTCGATGCGGGCCTGGCGGTGGGGGAACGCCTCTGCGGGCAGGTGGCGGAGACCCCCATGGAGCTTCACGGCGGCCAAGGGGTGAATGTGACCGCCAGTTTCGGGGTTACGGCCTGCGAACCGGGGGCGGGAGAGGCCACGCCGTCTTACGAGGCGGTTTTAAGGTGTGCGGATGAACAGTTGTATGCGGCCAAGCGCGCAGGCAGGGCGAGGGTTGCCGGAGCGCGTTTCGAAGCCGGCCGGTGA